The sequence GGTGTCGGGCTCTCGAGGAGTCGGGGATATTCAGCGGAAAACGGCATGCGGGGAACGTGGGGCATCCCGGGGCGGACGTCCAACACGGATGTTGGGGGGGCGACGGAAACGGGCAGGGACTTTTATCCCTAAAAGTCCATATCTGACGGCTTGTGGGATCTTGGAGGATGGTTCTCGGGGATCGCGCCGCGAGATATGGACGACTCGGAACCGGAGCGAAGCGGAGATGGCCAGAGGCAAAGATCGTCCCTGCCTGTTGCTGTGCCGATGTGGGAGCATGGTCGCAGAGAAACCGGGAACTATCCTGCAACTCCAGAGAACTACACCAGCTCGAGCAGCTTTTTCTCCATGATCTCCGCATGCTTCTTGGTTCCGTATATCTTCGATAACTTCTTACAAACCTCGTCGCGATCCACCGAGCGCATTTCGCGCGAAAGGTAAGCCAGGGCAAACGCGTCATCATCGGGAGTCTCTTCACTGATCGTCCACATGAATCCCCCTTTGTAGGGGCAGTCCGGCCAACGCGCGATCCACCTCCAATACACGTATTTCTTCCGGTTCGGTTTCCGTCGGATGGACCGTGCCAAACAAACCCCGACGACCCCCGATTTGTTCCGCTTCGTCATTCTCCCTTCCTCATTCATCCGCGAGGGGGGCAGGATTTTCTTCTGTTCGACAATCCACTCGCGACCCGCCTCCTCGGCAGCCTTCCATGTTTTGTATTCTTTGAGCGGAAAGCTCTTCTGGTGCATCTCGCAATTCCTCATGATGCGGGCCATCACACATCCCTGGGCTTTGTTTCGTGTTATGTGCATTCTTAATTCTGTAACGGTTACGCAATTACAGGGCACACCTCAGCGAAAAACAGGATTTCTGGCGAGAATAATACTGAAGCGCCGTGCGGTGCCCGAGGATTTGGGGAGTGATCATAGGCAGGGACTTTTATCCCTAAAAGTCCATATCTGACGGCTTGTGGGATCTTGGCGGATGGTTCCCGGGGATCGCGCCGCGAGATATGGACGGCAAGGATTGCCGTCCCTGCCTGTTTTATGCGGGCCAGCGGGCGCTCACTTCCTGGAGCCAGTTGCGTGCGATGAGTTCGTGGCCTTGCGGGAGGGGGTGGATGCCGTCCCAGATCCAATGCTCGGGCGACACCGCTTCCGCTGCGGCATCGAAAATTTCCTGCGTCCTGATGTGCACCGCATCGTAGTCCTTCGCCAACCGGGCGACAACAAGGCCGAGCTTGTCGGTGGCGCTCCGGCGGCTTGTCCACGCACCCTCTTCCTTCAATCTCCCGGAACGCAGGACGAAGGGATCAAGGAGGACGAGCCTCAGGTCGGGATTGGATTTCCTGCTGTCGTCCAGGATCTGGCGGTAGTCCGCCTCAAAGGCATCCGCCTGCACTCCGCTGCCGACGTCATTGGTGCCGATGAGAACGCTTAGGAGGTCGGGCTTCATCCCGATGGCATCCTTCTCCCAACGCTTCCGGAGATTCGCCACCGTGTTCCCGCTGTTGCCACGGTTGTAGATATCGAGCTGCGCCTGCGGCATATCGACCCCGAGCCTTGCCGCGATCAGATACACGTAGCTGTGACCCAGATAATGATTCCGGTCGCCCTGGTTGCGACCCCAGTTCATGGCCGTGATCGAGTCACCCTGGAACAGCAGGCGGCTGCCGGTTTTGAAGGACGGCAGAAGGTAGCTGCATCCGCTGTCTGACGATGGATTACCAAGCGGTTCCTTTGCCTGGGAATTTCCGGCGAGCATTGCGGATCCGAGGGCGGTGATGCCGCTGGTTATGAAGGTTCGTCTGTCCGGCATGATTTTTTCAGTTTCGACTTCACTTCACCGGGATGAAAACCAGCAGCCCGGCCTTGGAATCCGGGACGATGAGCTGTTGGTTTTTTCATCGAGGATGAGGTCGGCGGTGATGAGTTTTCCTCCGAAAAAAACGAGGCCCTTGGGGTCGCTGAGGCCTTCGGTGAAGACGCTGACCTTGTCACCATCGACCATGACCACCCGGCCATCGCCATCGCCCTTTTCCTGCTTGGGGCCCATGAGGGTGACGAAGAGTTTCCCGTCGAAACCGAAGGCCGCGCTCTCCGGGGTCGCGCCGACGGAGAGGGAGCGGAAGGTTTCCTCCGCTTGCGATATGTTGGCGGACGCACACAGGATGAGGGCGGAGGCGGAAAGATCTCGTGCAACGGTGACCAGGGGCATGGGGCGGAGAATGGGAGGAAGTTTGGCGGGAGAGAAGTGAAATGTGGCGCATCGGCCCGGGAGGCTTCATGTTCGGGGCGCCTTGAATTTCCTAGCCCATCTCTACCTCGCGGAGCCGACCGATGAATCCCTGATCGGGAATTTTCTCGGGGACTTTGTGAAAGGCACTCCGGAGAGCCTGAGGGGGAGTTATCCCGAAGCCGTGATCCGCGGGATCCGCAAGCACCGGGCCATCGATGCGTTCACGGATTCACATCCCACTTTCCGAAAGGCCAAGGCATTGCTGGAGCCGCAAAGGAGGAGGCTGGCGGGGATCGTGGTGGATGTGTTCTATGACTACTTCCTATCGATGCAGTGGCCGGGAGGGAGGCCGAAGCGGTTGGAATTCATACGGGAATGCCACGAAACGCTTTCGGCGCCGCAACCATGGCTTCCGGAAAATTTCCGGGCGGTCATCCCCCGCATGATCTCGGAAAACTGGCTGGGCAGCTATGCGAGCATGGAGGGTCTGGCTCTCACCTTTCGCCGTGTGTCAACGAGGGCTCCGGTAGCCGCCGCGGTGCTCGGCGCGGAACAGGACCTGATCGGGAACGAAGAGGCTTTTTGGGAACTCTACTCGGAGTTTTTCCCTGATCTCCGCGAATTCGCAAACAATTGGGAGGAACCGGAAGCCCGATAGGGATTGCCTGAACGCGGGGAGACATGGATCATCGCTGCGTGGCGGTTTTCCTGGCGATAGAGAGTTCCTGTGACGAGACGGCGGTGGCGATCCTGCGGGGCGAGCCGGGCGGCGTGACGGAGGTGCTTGCCAGCGAGGTGGCGTCGCAGATCGAGGAGCACCGGGAGCACGGCGGGGTGGTGCCGGAGGTGGCGTCGCGGAGCCATTCGCTTTGCCTGAACGGGTTGGTCGAGCAGGCGCTGGGCACCGCGGGGATGGGCATGGGGAACGTGGATGTTTTCGGCGCGACGATGGGACCGGGGCTGGCTTCGTCGCTGCTGGTGGGGAGCACGGCGGCGAAGGCGATGTCCTGCGTTTCCGGGAAGCCTTTCGTCGGCGTGAACCACATGGAGGGGCATCTGCTCTCGCCTTTCATGGATAGAACGGAGGTGCCGAAGCATGTCGGGCTGATCGTATCCGGAGGGCACACCTTGCTGATGCAAGTGCGTGGCGCGGGCGAATACAAAACGCTCGGCACCACCCGCGACGACGCGGCGGGAGAGGCTTTCGACAAGGTCGGGAAAATGCTAGGGCTGCCGTATCCCGGCGGCCCGGAGATCGAGAAGGCGGCGAAGGGCGGGAACGCCACGGCCTATGACTTCCCACGCTCCATGATGCAGGGCGGCGAGCTGGATTTCTCCTTCTCCGGGCTGAAGACGGCGGTGCTCTACACCTTGCAGAAGGAGCCGGACGCGAAGGTTGCAGATGTGGCGGCCTCGTTCCAGGCGGCGGTGGTGGAGGTGCTGGTGGAGAAAACCATGCGCGCGGCGAAGCTTGCGAACACCGGGATCATCGGCCTTTCGGGCGGCGTCAGCCTGAACCGGGCGGTGCGCGATGCGCTTACGGCACGCTGTGCGAAGGAAGGGCTGGAGCTTGCGGTCGCGGAGCCGGGTGTCTGCACGGACAACGCGGCGATGATCGCCTTCGCGGGACTGCTGAGGTTTTTCGCAGGCTTCAGCGATCCTCTCGACGGCGACATCGATCCGAACCTCAGGCTCTGATTTCCCATCGAAACCAAAAAACCTGCCTGGCAGGCCGAATCCACGTCATGCCTTGATCGCCGCTGCACCCTTCGCTTCCTTCAGCAACTCCTGCGCGAGCGGGTTCGGGAAACGCCTTGAGGGTGAGATCGCATAAAAATTCTCGTGGATTTCGGAGAATCGGTGCAGTTCGACGAGCTGGCCCCGCTTCAGCTCTCCGGTGACGACCACAGGCGGAACCAGCGCGACCCCGCCGCCCTCCCGCGCAAGGAGACGCAACATCGCCATGTCATCCACCTCCGCAGCGATGACAGGGCGTATGCCATGCCTTTCCATAACCAGATCGAAGGCCGCACGCAGGTGGCTGTCCAGGGACGGCAGGAGCAGCGGGGTTTTCCCAAGATCGTCGGGAAACTTGAAGCGCTTTCCCCGCCCGGGCTTCTTCCCGACAAGAGAGACGGGCTGCTGCTCCAACAGATGGCTGTGCCAATCGTTCTCCGCGTCGCGGCGCACCGGCAGGTTGGACAGCACGATGTCGAGGGTATGGGATTTCAGCTGCGACAAAAGCTCTGCGAGACTACCGGACCGAAGCACCAGCTCCACATTCGCACGG comes from Akkermansiaceae bacterium and encodes:
- a CDS encoding DUF479 domain-containing protein, whose translation is MNFLAHLYLAEPTDESLIGNFLGDFVKGTPESLRGSYPEAVIRGIRKHRAIDAFTDSHPTFRKAKALLEPQRRRLAGIVVDVFYDYFLSMQWPGGRPKRLEFIRECHETLSAPQPWLPENFRAVIPRMISENWLGSYASMEGLALTFRRVSTRAPVAAAVLGAEQDLIGNEEAFWELYSEFFPDLREFANNWEEPEAR
- a CDS encoding LysR family transcriptional regulator, with protein sequence MNFLNYHHLRYFRAIAHDGTLTGAAQGLGVSQSAVSVQLRQLEDSLGQDLFLREKKSLVLTEAGRIALEYAETIFRNGEEMVSVLGGRPTEKRQVLRVGSVSTLSRNFQLACLQPFIARANVELVLRSGSLAELLSQLKSHTLDIVLSNLPVRRDAENDWHSHLLEQQPVSLVGKKPGRGKRFKFPDDLGKTPLLLPSLDSHLRAAFDLVMERHGIRPVIAAEVDDMAMLRLLAREGGGVALVPPVVVTGELKRGQLVELHRFSEIHENFYAISPSRRFPNPLAQELLKEAKGAAAIKA
- the tsaD gene encoding tRNA (adenosine(37)-N6)-threonylcarbamoyltransferase complex transferase subunit TsaD; this encodes MDHRCVAVFLAIESSCDETAVAILRGEPGGVTEVLASEVASQIEEHREHGGVVPEVASRSHSLCLNGLVEQALGTAGMGMGNVDVFGATMGPGLASSLLVGSTAAKAMSCVSGKPFVGVNHMEGHLLSPFMDRTEVPKHVGLIVSGGHTLLMQVRGAGEYKTLGTTRDDAAGEAFDKVGKMLGLPYPGGPEIEKAAKGGNATAYDFPRSMMQGGELDFSFSGLKTAVLYTLQKEPDAKVADVAASFQAAVVEVLVEKTMRAAKLANTGIIGLSGGVSLNRAVRDALTARCAKEGLELAVAEPGVCTDNAAMIAFAGLLRFFAGFSDPLDGDIDPNLRL
- a CDS encoding SGNH/GDSL hydrolase family protein — its product is MLAGNSQAKEPLGNPSSDSGCSYLLPSFKTGSRLLFQGDSITAMNWGRNQGDRNHYLGHSYVYLIAARLGVDMPQAQLDIYNRGNSGNTVANLRKRWEKDAIGMKPDLLSVLIGTNDVGSGVQADAFEADYRQILDDSRKSNPDLRLVLLDPFVLRSGRLKEEGAWTSRRSATDKLGLVVARLAKDYDAVHIRTQEIFDAAAEAVSPEHWIWDGIHPLPQGHELIARNWLQEVSARWPA